From Triticum urartu cultivar G1812 chromosome 2, Tu2.1, whole genome shotgun sequence, a single genomic window includes:
- the LOC125538993 gene encoding coiled-coil domain-containing protein 115-like: protein MATATAAAGEVLQHMGPVPRVEETNNTAAAAEELGGDDEEILRFMDSADGYLLLMDSLSSALRQGWLDLASARHSMGASRVSSMLFDHKEQSAATKLQVVYPADLQPSESNPHFSLSKWCLQEESNSSDIVCAQDSATAKLRYRGSAATPDSSNESDATTAKSSTGVDVNSQVQKARSKALSVFGALVSPKLRTAQVSFETALELIVELANARSVILSSFSQIKHEA from the exons ATGGccacggcgacggcggcggcagggGAGGTGCTGCAGCACATGGGACCGGTCCCTCGAGTGGAAGAGACCAATAatacggcggcggcggcggaggaactCGGGGGAGACGACGAAGAGATCCTGCGATTCATGGACTCGGCGGACGGCTACCTCCTCCTGATGGATTCGCTCTCCTCCGCTCTTCGCCAG GGTTGGCTTGATCTGGCAAGTGCTCGCCACTCGATGGGCGCATCACGTGTTTCAAGTATGCTGTTTGATCATAAAGAGCAATCTGCAGCCACTAAGCTGCAAGTAGTTTATCCTGCAGACTTGCAACCATCAG AATCAAACCCACATTTTTCTCTATCAAAGTGGTGCTTGCAAGAAGAATCAAACTCCAGTGATATTGTCTGTGCGCAGGATAGCGCTACAGCAAAACTAAGGTACAGAGGATCAGCTGCTACCCCAG ATAGTAGTAATGAATCAGATGCAACTACTGCAAAGTCTTCTACTGGTGTTGACGTTAACAGTCAG GTTCAAAAGGCGAGATCAAAAGCATTATCAGTCTTTGGAGCATTGGTGTCTCCAAAACTGCGAACGGCCCAAGTTTCCTTTGAAACAG CACTTGAACTAATTGTGGAGTTAGCTAATGCAAGATCAGTCATCCTCTCTAGTTTCTCCCAGATAAAGCATGAAGCATGA